Proteins encoded in a region of the Macaca mulatta isolate MMU2019108-1 chromosome X, T2T-MMU8v2.0, whole genome shotgun sequence genome:
- the XKRX gene encoding XK-related protein 2 isoform X3 — protein sequence MNTRPQHSERTSTMDRVYEIPEEPNVDPVSSLQEDVIRGTNPRFTFPFSILFSTFLYCGEAASALYMVRIYRKNSETYWMTYTFSFFMFSSIMVQLTLIFVHRDLAKDKPLSLFMHLILLGPVIRCLEAMIKYLTLWKKEEQEEPYVSLTRKKMLIDGEEVLIEWEVGHSIRTLAMHRNAYKRMSQIQAFLGSVPQLTYQLYVSLISAEVPLGRVVLMVFSLVSVTYGATLCNMLAIQIKYDDYKIRLGPLEVLCITIWRTLEITSRLLILVLFSATLKLKAVPFLVLNFLIILFEPWIKFWRSGAQMPNNIEKNFSRVGTLVVLISVTILYAGINFSCWSALQLRLADRDLVDKGQNWGHMGLHYSVR from the exons ATGAACACCAGACCACAACATTCAGAAAGAACCTCAACAATGGACAGAGTTTATGAAATTCCTGAGGAGCCAAATGTGGATCCGGTTTCATCTCTGCAGGAAGATGTCATCCGTGGAACCAACCCCCGATTTACTTTTCCATTTAGTATCCTTTTCTCCACCTTTTTGTACTGTGGGGAGGCTGCATCTGCTTTGTACATGGTTAGAATCTATCGAAAGAATAGTGAAACTTACTGGATGACAtacaccttttctttctttatgttttcatCCATTATGGTCCAGTTGACCCTCATTTTTGTCCACAGAGATCTAGCCAAAGATAAACCGCTATCATTATTTATGCATCTAATCCTCTTGGGACCTGTTATCAG ATGTTTGGAGGCCATGATTAAGTACCTCACACTGTGGAAgaaagaggagcaggaggagccCTATGTCAGCCTCACCCGAAAGAAGATGCTAATAGATGGCGAGGAGGTGCTGATAGAATGGGAGGTGGGCCACTCCATCCGGACCCTGGCTATGCACCGCAATGCCTACAAACGTATGTCACAGATCCAAGCCTTCCTGGGCTCAGTGCCCCAGCTGACCTATCAGCTCTATGTGAGCCTGATCTCTGCAGAGGTTCCCCTGGGTAGAG ttgtGCTAATGGTATTTTCCCTGGTATCTGTCACCTATGGGGCGACCCTTTGCAATATGTTGGCTATCCAGATCAAGTACGATGATTACAAGATTCGCCTTGGGCCACTAGAAGTCCTTTGCATCACCATCTGGCGGACATTGGAGATCACTTCCCGCCTCCTGATTCTAGTACTCTTCTCAGCTACTTTGAAATTGAAGGCTGTGCCCTTCCTAGTGCTCAACTTCCTGATCATCCTCTTTGAGCCCTGGATTAAGTTCTGGAGGAGTGGTGCCCAGATGCCCAATAACATTGAGAAAAACTTCAGCCGGGTCGGCACTCTGGTGGTCCTGATTTCTGTCACCATCCTCTATGCTGGCATCAACTTCTCTTGCTGGTCAGCTTTGCAGTTGAGGTTGGCAGATAGAGATCTTGTCGACAAAGGGCAGAACTGGGGACATATGGGCCTGCACTACAGTGTGAG atga
- the XKRX gene encoding XK-related protein 2 isoform X1, translating into MNTRPQHSERTSTMDRVYEIPEEPNVDPVSSLQEDVIRGTNPRFTFPFSILFSTFLYCGEAASALYMVRIYRKNSETYWMTYTFSFFMFSSIMVQLTLIFVHRDLAKDKPLSLFMHLILLGPVIRCLEAMIKYLTLWKKEEQEEPYVSLTRKKMLIDGEEVLIEWEVGHSIRTLAMHRNAYKRMSQIQAFLGSVPQLTYQLYVSLISAEVPLGRVVLMVFSLVSVTYGATLCNMLAIQIKYDDYKIRLGPLEVLCITIWRTLEITSRLLILVLFSATLKLKAVPFLVLNFLIILFEPWIKFWRSGAQMPNNIEKNFSRVGTLVVLISVTILYAGINFSCWSALQLRLADRDLVDKGQNWGHMGLHYSVRLVENVIMVLVFKFFGAKVLLNYCHSLIALQLIIAYLISIGFMLLFFQYLHPLRSLFAHNVVDYLHCVCCHQHSRTRVENPEPPFETEARQSAV; encoded by the exons ATGAACACCAGACCACAACATTCAGAAAGAACCTCAACAATGGACAGAGTTTATGAAATTCCTGAGGAGCCAAATGTGGATCCGGTTTCATCTCTGCAGGAAGATGTCATCCGTGGAACCAACCCCCGATTTACTTTTCCATTTAGTATCCTTTTCTCCACCTTTTTGTACTGTGGGGAGGCTGCATCTGCTTTGTACATGGTTAGAATCTATCGAAAGAATAGTGAAACTTACTGGATGACAtacaccttttctttctttatgttttcatCCATTATGGTCCAGTTGACCCTCATTTTTGTCCACAGAGATCTAGCCAAAGATAAACCGCTATCATTATTTATGCATCTAATCCTCTTGGGACCTGTTATCAG ATGTTTGGAGGCCATGATTAAGTACCTCACACTGTGGAAgaaagaggagcaggaggagccCTATGTCAGCCTCACCCGAAAGAAGATGCTAATAGATGGCGAGGAGGTGCTGATAGAATGGGAGGTGGGCCACTCCATCCGGACCCTGGCTATGCACCGCAATGCCTACAAACGTATGTCACAGATCCAAGCCTTCCTGGGCTCAGTGCCCCAGCTGACCTATCAGCTCTATGTGAGCCTGATCTCTGCAGAGGTTCCCCTGGGTAGAG ttgtGCTAATGGTATTTTCCCTGGTATCTGTCACCTATGGGGCGACCCTTTGCAATATGTTGGCTATCCAGATCAAGTACGATGATTACAAGATTCGCCTTGGGCCACTAGAAGTCCTTTGCATCACCATCTGGCGGACATTGGAGATCACTTCCCGCCTCCTGATTCTAGTACTCTTCTCAGCTACTTTGAAATTGAAGGCTGTGCCCTTCCTAGTGCTCAACTTCCTGATCATCCTCTTTGAGCCCTGGATTAAGTTCTGGAGGAGTGGTGCCCAGATGCCCAATAACATTGAGAAAAACTTCAGCCGGGTCGGCACTCTGGTGGTCCTGATTTCTGTCACCATCCTCTATGCTGGCATCAACTTCTCTTGCTGGTCAGCTTTGCAGTTGAGGTTGGCAGATAGAGATCTTGTCGACAAAGGGCAGAACTGGGGACATATGGGCCTGCACTACAGTGTGAGGTTGGTAGAGAATGTGATCATGGTCTTGGTTTTTAAGTTCTTTGGAGCGAAAGTGTTACTGAATTATTGTCATTCCTTGATTGCCTTGCAGCTCATTATTGCTTATCTGATTTCCATTGGCTTCATGCTCCTTTTCTTCCAGTACTTGCATCCATTGCGCTCACTCTTCGCCCATAATGTAGTAGACTACCTCCACTGTGTCTGCTGCCACCAGCACTCTCGGACCAGGGTTGAGAACCCAGAGCCACCCTTTGAGACTGAAGCAAGGCAAAGTGCTGTCTGA
- the XKRX gene encoding XK-related protein 2 isoform X2 has protein sequence MNTRPQHSERTSTMDRVYEIPEEPNVDPVSSLQEDVIRGTNPRFTFPFSILFSTFLYCGEAASALYMVRIYRKNSETYWMTYTFSFFMFSSIMVQLTLIFVHRDLAKDKPLSLFMHLILLGPVIRCLEAMIKYLTLWKKEEQEEPYVSLTRKKMLIDGEEVLIEWEVGHSIRTLAMHRNAYKRMSQIQAFLGSVPQLTYQLYVSLISAEVPLGRVVLMVFSLVSVTYGATLCNMLAIQIKYDDYKIRLGPLEVLCITIWRTLEITSRLLILVLFSATLKLKAVPFLVLNFLIILFEPWIKFWRSGAQMPNNIEKNFSRVGTLVVLISVTILYAGINFSCWSALQLRLADRDLVDKGQNWGHMGLHYSVRSFVHGKSFCLEP, from the exons ATGAACACCAGACCACAACATTCAGAAAGAACCTCAACAATGGACAGAGTTTATGAAATTCCTGAGGAGCCAAATGTGGATCCGGTTTCATCTCTGCAGGAAGATGTCATCCGTGGAACCAACCCCCGATTTACTTTTCCATTTAGTATCCTTTTCTCCACCTTTTTGTACTGTGGGGAGGCTGCATCTGCTTTGTACATGGTTAGAATCTATCGAAAGAATAGTGAAACTTACTGGATGACAtacaccttttctttctttatgttttcatCCATTATGGTCCAGTTGACCCTCATTTTTGTCCACAGAGATCTAGCCAAAGATAAACCGCTATCATTATTTATGCATCTAATCCTCTTGGGACCTGTTATCAG ATGTTTGGAGGCCATGATTAAGTACCTCACACTGTGGAAgaaagaggagcaggaggagccCTATGTCAGCCTCACCCGAAAGAAGATGCTAATAGATGGCGAGGAGGTGCTGATAGAATGGGAGGTGGGCCACTCCATCCGGACCCTGGCTATGCACCGCAATGCCTACAAACGTATGTCACAGATCCAAGCCTTCCTGGGCTCAGTGCCCCAGCTGACCTATCAGCTCTATGTGAGCCTGATCTCTGCAGAGGTTCCCCTGGGTAGAG ttgtGCTAATGGTATTTTCCCTGGTATCTGTCACCTATGGGGCGACCCTTTGCAATATGTTGGCTATCCAGATCAAGTACGATGATTACAAGATTCGCCTTGGGCCACTAGAAGTCCTTTGCATCACCATCTGGCGGACATTGGAGATCACTTCCCGCCTCCTGATTCTAGTACTCTTCTCAGCTACTTTGAAATTGAAGGCTGTGCCCTTCCTAGTGCTCAACTTCCTGATCATCCTCTTTGAGCCCTGGATTAAGTTCTGGAGGAGTGGTGCCCAGATGCCCAATAACATTGAGAAAAACTTCAGCCGGGTCGGCACTCTGGTGGTCCTGATTTCTGTCACCATCCTCTATGCTGGCATCAACTTCTCTTGCTGGTCAGCTTTGCAGTTGAGGTTGGCAGATAGAGATCTTGTCGACAAAGGGCAGAACTGGGGACATATGGGCCTGCACTACAGTGTGAG